The following coding sequences are from one Triticum dicoccoides isolate Atlit2015 ecotype Zavitan chromosome 4A, WEW_v2.0, whole genome shotgun sequence window:
- the LOC119286052 gene encoding uncharacterized protein LOC119286052, with translation MVAIAALADGKRWAGISQTGKPGAKAPKPINLPNQRLDSHGLRSDKIVPKGTTTWDGKSMLPASNAWASPLLLNPKNDGTSGSPSHIDDRPSSRGSSTSSSSVGSDFLDLPSYRLPMAANYPRSTEKRSGSLQVSRFPDSFSNVLKAPLKAVGRRAATSQGRGFSLSMDDFPVLGSKNSASTSQQGQISGRWPTIASGIVATQDKQGKNQITGTGEVILSCSYEHEIISRMDYVCKGGDPIPAAKWIRGAEQAQLHDPQVPNICIPPPLLDYWHRPPDQPPDENGKSHSGEVPYGPYKHADPTGFAVESLAHRDQFALNEEALAQQDIGHGGYYPDKRDISHAHMPADCCVINQSCHVLGKVKNGHADVLEIEKQPIIKKDVALLEKIKCLNNKARNFRALNLSNLLSSLLKDSKVKHPKIIHVEEDPATKYVPFSASTSETGPVFDRLNSVSQSSSSVPTNPSNGPDKGVTVVCLSEKQVTEFSQAGKVVKSADRHSYGRSDISRNMLDGSAQDMPSCITGHGREEHSMVDSLRGVLMVDAHQDQLLSRNTSQQPHVTVADKESNWLHCEDQHSRMRYLSAQAAKQLQDAEKWISQQNTNAIAKLEELRRYQSIQSQKSNDAPPDADMYCKPKTRDDVTAKCASSVADTCCIVSADGHNAPQPVAGVKISEVSIGSSAASNTSGLSKGYNFMSSAKSTQANMMEHISLNSLSHDNSTPEHWPMENRHMHFGSWERNITDREIPADTKGVETKNHDDLLTRNKSSRRNFNSVRPAAPPVFNEKNSTEVPSMQKTHVPCIAINSSIIPAKVTSVTGLIVGNIMLDDVPLASVNREWAVLAKEVHDTASSLSGPRQVKKSEKNQHGLLPVETPISNDSVMCKPIKQTGRKEEHAEGGPHGMAVVDGFASVVQNLAKPVEYFNVADVIQESSDQWQQGDVQFESKAHGGTEDRSKLTEMVSLPGNTWEKHPATDSPRRYHVEAQRNVGIRFGYRERAGRGRFFHESPAPSRARWMPKYISHPQSDAQYDGVSEWLQDSHQLLLDMDNSQGLDSKPTQISDRDAGMDLQGGEGNVGMSFVDENPLIWNETEWEYQPLFPAPHRLGQRHGDTSGDGQRGRGRQYRQQHGDASDDGQRGRGGHSEYHYPEPVRSRDTAPDIQRNPGGADNHQYPAYSRLGMHTERRYYI, from the exons ATGGTGGCCATCGCCGCGCTCGCGGACGGCAAGAG GTGGGCGGGGATTTCTCAGACGGGGAAGCCCGGCGCGAAGGCTCCTAAACCCATCAACTTGCCGAACCAGAG GTTGGACAGCCATGGCCTCCGCAGTGACAAGATTGTTCCAAA GGGCACGACCACTTGGGACGGCAAATCAATGCTCCCAGCATCAAATGCATGGGCTTCACCTTTGCTTCTGAATCCCAAGAATGATGGAACTTCTGGTTCACCTAGCCACATTGATGATCGTCCTTCTTCCCGAGGAAGCTCGACGTCATCATCATCAGTTGGAAGTGACTTCCTTGACTTACCATCGTATCGTTTGCCAATGGCCGCAAATTATCCTCGAAGTACAGAGAAAAGATCAGGGAGCTTGCAAGTTTCTCGTTTTCCAGATTCTTTCAGTAATGTTCTAAAAGCACCGTTGAAAGCTGTTGGCAGACGG GCAGCAACATCACAGGGGAGAGGGTTCAGCCTAAGTATGGATGATTTCCCAGTACTTGGCTCCAAAAACTCTGCGTCAACCAGTCAACAAG GGCAAATTTCAGGAAGGTGGCCAACTATTGCTTCTGGTATTGTGGCAACACAAGATAAACAAGGAAAGAACCAGATAACTG GAACTGGTGAGGTAATTTTGTCTTGCAGTTATGAGCATGAAATTATCTCAAGAATGGACTATGTTTGCAAAGGAGGCGATCCTATTCCTGCTGCAAAGTGGATAAGGGGAGCTGAGCAGGCTcaactgcatgatccccaagttccTAATATATGTATACCTCCTCCATTGTTGGATTACTGGCATCGTCCTCCTGATCAGCCACCTGATGAAAATGGAAAATCGCATAGTGGAGAGGTGCCATATGGTCCGTACAAGCATGCTGACCCGACTGGCTTTGCTGTTGAATCTCTTGCTCATCGTGATCAGTTTGCGCTCAACGAGGAGGCACTAGCACAGCAGGATATTGGACATGGTGGGTATTATCCAGACAAGAGGGATATATCTCATGCTCACATGCCTGCTGATTGTTGTGTCATAAATCAATCTTGCCATGTTCTTGGGAAGGTCAAGAATGGCCATGCAGATGTACTTGAGATCGAGAAGCAACCTATCATCAAGAAGGATGTGGCTCTATTAGAGAAAATCAAGTGTCTAAACAACAAAGCTAGAAATTTCCGTGCCCTTAACTTGTCCAATCTACTTTCATCTCTACTCAAGGACTCCAAGGTTAAACACCCAAAAATCATCCATGTCGAGGAAGATCCTGCGACAAAATATGTTCCCTTCAGTGCTTCCACCAGTGAGACTGGTCCTGTCTTTGACAGGCTTAATTCTGTTTCTCAAAGCAGCAGTTCTGTGCCAACTAATCCATCAAATGGGCCTGATAAGGGTGTAACTGTTGTTTGTCTGTCAGAAAAACAAGTTACTGAATTCAGCCAAGCTGGAAAAGTTGTTAAATCTGCTGATCGCCATTCATATGGAAGAAGCGATATCTCAAGAAACATGCTTGATGGTTCTGCTCAGGACATGCCATCCTGTATTACTGGACATGGACGTGAAGAGCACTCCATGGTTGACTCTTTGCGAGGAGTTCTTATGGTAGATGCTCATCAAGACCAACTTCTTTCTAGGAACACCTCACAGCAGCCACATGTGACAGTCGCTGATAAGGAGTCAAATTGGCTTCATTGTGAAGACCAG CATTCCAGAATGAGATATTTGTCTGCTCAAGCTGCGAAACAACTACAGGACGCGGAGAAGTGGATTAGTCAACAAAATACAAATGCTATTGCAAAACTGGAAGAATTGAGGAGGTATCAATCAATACAGAGTCAGAAGTCCAATGATGCGCCCCCAGACGCAGATATGTACTGCAAACCAAAAACGCGAGATGACGTGACTGCTAAATGTGCTAGTTCAGTGGCAGATACATGTTGTATTGTCTCTGCTGATGGTCATAATGCGCCTCAGCCAGTAGCTGGAGTCAAGATTAGTGAAGTTTCTATTGGTTCCAGTGCAGCATCAAATACTTCAGGTCTTAGTAAAGGTTATAATTTCATGTCTTCAGCCAAGAGCACACAGGCTAACATGATGGAACACATTTCCCTCAACTCACTGTCACATGACAACAGTACTCCAGAACACTGGCCAATGGAGAACAGACATATGCATTTTGGTTCATGGGAGAGAAATATAACAGATAGGGAGATACCTGCAGACACGAAGGGTGTTGAAACTAAAAATCATGACGACCTCTTGACCAGAAACAAGAGCAGCAGGAGGAACTTTAATTCAGTTAGGCCTGCAGCGCCACCTGTGTTTAATGAGAAGAATTCTACAGAAGTCCCGAGTATGCAAAAAACCCATGTTCCATGTATTGCCATTAATAGTTCTATAATTCCTGCCAAGGTTACTTCTGTTACAGGTCTTATTGTGGGTAATATAATGCTTGATGATGTTCCACTTGCATCAGTAAACCGGGAGTGGGCAGTACTGGCCAAGGAAGTACATGATACAGCTAGTAGCCTCTCAGGGCCTCGGCAGGTCAAGAAATCAGAAAAGAACCAGCATGGTCTACTGCCTGTCgagactccaatttcaaacgatagtGTCATGTGCAAACCGATTAAACAGACAGGCAGGAAAGAAGAGCATGCAGAAGGAGGTCCGCATGGTATGGCTGTAGTTGATGGATTTGCTTCGGTGGTGCAAAATCTCGCTAAACCGGTAGAGTACTTCAATGTGGCAGATGTTATACAGGAGTCATCTGATCAGTGGCAGCAAGGAGATGTGCAATTTGAGTCCAAGGCCCATGGTGGTACAGAAGACCGTTCAAAACTAACTGAAATGGTGTCCTTGCCTGGCAATACTTGGGAAAAGCATCCGGCGACTGACAGTCCAAGGCGCTACCATGTTGAGGCCCAAAGGAATGTGGGGATTCGCTTTGGTTacagggagagggcaggcaggggaCGCTTCTTCCACGAATCACCAGCTCCGTCTAGGGCTCGCTGGATGCCTAAATACATCTCCCATCCTCAGAGCGATGCACAATATGATGGGGTCTCTGAATGGCTGCAGGATTCCCACCAATTGTTATTGGACATGGACAACTCACAGGGATTGGACAGCAAACCGACTCAGATATCTGACAGAGATGCTGGAATGGATCTGCAGGGTGGAGAAGGCAATGTAGGCATGAGCTTCGTAGATGAAAACCCCTTGATATGGAACGAAACAGAGTGGGAGTATCAGCCTCTCTTTCCAGCGCCACATCGCCTTGGCCAACGACACGGTGACACGAGTGGTGATGGTCAAAGGGGTAGAGGCAGACAGTACCGCCAACAGCACGGTGACGCGAGTGATGATGGTCAGAGGGGTAGAGGCGGACACTCTGAGTACCACTATCCGGAGCCGGTAAGATCTCGTGATACCGCACCTGACATCCAGCGGAACCCCGGCGGTGCTGACAATCATCAGTATCCGGCCTATTCAAGACTGGGAATGCACACGGAGCGCAGGTACTATATTTGA